Genomic DNA from Rhodoferax mekongensis:
CTGCCAGCGCGGCCTGAAACTCGGCCATGGGCACGCGGCGCAGCACCACATCGGTCTGGGCGACCACGTCCATGGCGGCGGGCATTTCCAGCACGGCGGCTGTGGGGTCTACCCAGCCGGGCCCTTGCATCTGGCCGAGCTGGTGCTCCAGCAGTTCATCCCGGTTACCCGGGGTACCGCTGATGCCAAAGACCACATGCCCGCTTTCCAGATACCAGGCTGCGGCAGTCGCATCACCGCGCCGCAGCAACACGCTGCCAGCGACCCGGCGCTCGGGGTTGCTGTGGGTCAAAAGCGATTGAATTGCGGTAGGTACAGGTGCCAACATGGACTTCACTGTGCCCGCCGCTGGCAGTCGCCGCCTTGAGACAGATCAAACTTTTGCGTGCCCGACCACAGGGCTTGCGCCGTTTACAACACCAGAATCGCCCGGAAGTCGTTCACGTTGGTGTGCGTGGGGCCGGTGGTGAACAGGTCCCCCAGCGGCTGGAAGAAGCCCACCGCGTCATTG
This window encodes:
- a CDS encoding Crp/Fnr family transcriptional regulator, whose protein sequence is MLAPVPTAIQSLLTHSNPERRVAGSVLLRRGDATAAAWYLESGHVVFGISGTPGNRDELLEHQLGQMQGPGWVDPTAAVLEMPAAMDVVAQTDVVLRRVPMAEFQAALAANRQLSTTMLTGVAQAHREQTELAVSRLAKGAEARCAEWLLQHAESNDKGGCAVQLQQRKRLIAAQLGIAPETLSRVLRHLRERSLISGSGRTVNLVDPGGLRSLAGV